CTGCTCGATCTCCCGTTCACGCTCGACAATCAAGCGCACGGCAACCGACTGCACACGTCCGGCGCTTAAGCCTCGCTTTACTTTATCCCAAAGCAACGGGCTTAACTGGTAGCCGACCAGCCGATCAAGTACGCGCCGGGCCTGCTGCGCTTCCACCAGATTCTGATTGATCTGGCGCGGTTGTTGCAGCGCCTGTTGCACAGCATTGCGGGTAATCTCCTGGAAGACCACCCGATACACCGGCGTCTTCTTCGGCAGCTTGACCGCCTGCGTAATATGCCAGGCAATCGCCTCGCCTTCCCGATCCGGGTCGGTCGCCAGGTAGACCGCCTCGGCGTTGCGCAGAGCCTGGCTCAACTCGCTGACAACCTTTGGCTTGACAATCTCATACGAAGGCGCAAAATCGTGTTCAATATCGATTGCAAGGCCGCTCTTGGGCAGATCACGCACGTGCCCCATACTCGAAGCAACCTTGTAGCCTTTGCCCAGATATTTTTGAATCGTCCGCGCCTTTGCCGGCGACTCAACAATCACAACTTTTTCACCCATGTGATAATTCCTATTATTATGTAATGTCCGTCTTTCAGCCTCGTCCATCTTGCTTTCGCACTATACGCGGCCCGTGCCAGCTTGTCAAGAACGATTCGGGCGCAAGAGCAGGCAACACCGACAACAATGGTGTATGATAACAGTAAGGTTTTTATAGCAAAGGAGAAGTCCCATGCTCAGCGAAAAGATCCAACAGGCATTGAATCGCCAGATCACCTATGAATACGCCGCTTCGTACACCTATCTGGCCATGGCTGCCTACTTCGAGTCGCTCTCGTTGACCGGCTTTGCGCACTGGTTCCGTATCCAGAGCGAAGAAGAACGTGAGCACGCGCTCCGCTTCTTCGACTACGTGAATGACCGTGGCGGTCGAGTAACCCTCGGTGCGATTGACGAGCCGCAAAACGAGTATGCGTCACCGCTTGACGCCTTCGAGCATGCGCTGGCGCATGAACAACGGGTTACGGCGGCGATCCATGCCATTTATGCGCTGGCCGCGCAGGAGAACGACTACGCCACGATGAGTATGTTGAAGTGGTTCATCGATGAGCAGGTTGAGGAAGAGAAGAGTGCTGATGAGATCATTCAGCACCTTAAGCTCATCGGGAATGATGGCGTTGGCCTGTTGATGCTTGATCGGAAGCTGGCCGAGCGCGAAGAAGAAGAGGATGAGTAGCGAGTGGTAGGGAGTAAGGGGACGGCATGCCGTGCCTCTACGGTTCCTGTCGTACCAGTAGGGGCGACGCATGCGTCGCCCCTACTGACATCCAGACCGCCTTCATCCTTTCCCTTCACCAGGCTCACGTAAGGGTACAGTCTTCCCGGCCCAGTGCCAGGCACCGTTTTCACTCCGCCTCTCGCCGTCCCCCTTCACTATTTTCTTCATTTCGTGTACAATTATGACATTAGTGCAAAAACGTATAGAAAGTGCAGGCTATGATCTGGTCTGATATCGCCTTCTATTACCTGTTGCCCTTACTCACGGTCGTTGCATTATGGTTGGGTCTCACCTTTGGTTTGATCTGGCTGAACCGACGCGGGCAATGGGTTGCCGGATGGGCGGTATTTCTTAGCCTGCCGGTCTTGATCTTCGCCCACAGTGAATTGCTCGCAACACGCCACGATCTGAGCGCAGGCGGGGCCTACCGGGCTTTTGCTGCCGGTATGTTGATCTGGGCCTGGCACGAGCTTGCGTTCTACAGTGGTATCCTGGCCGGCCCACGCCGCAAGCCCTGTCCACCCGACGCTCGTGGATTTCAACGCTTCTACTACGCCCTTGGCACCCACTTTTACCATCAAT
This genomic window from Chloroflexus aurantiacus J-10-fl contains:
- a CDS encoding ferritin; this encodes MLSEKIQQALNRQITYEYAASYTYLAMAAYFESLSLTGFAHWFRIQSEEEREHALRFFDYVNDRGGRVTLGAIDEPQNEYASPLDAFEHALAHEQRVTAAIHAIYALAAQENDYATMSMLKWFIDEQVEEEKSADEIIQHLKLIGNDGVGLLMLDRKLAEREEEEDE